In Triticum aestivum cultivar Chinese Spring chromosome 5B, IWGSC CS RefSeq v2.1, whole genome shotgun sequence, the following proteins share a genomic window:
- the LOC123112152 gene encoding gamma-tubulin complex component 3, translating to MDDHQAQDLVKELVLRLAPAESGGGGRDAGGALRFAHRLLSSRLAPAVLPDEHAVAEAIKRRLAASGRPDDALAFADLHSKLSARSRPASLWPLLYLLDSLSSHRRGAAASSCLPNLPAAAPAAAGGKQPSRVPGTPAGGVVLISKDPDNIREIALREYTELVLDETEVSEAALVRDVLYACQGIDGRYVRYDKGSDAYDLPEGVRVPRSTRTLVRKLCEVGWLFRKVRGFISDNVSRLPSHAATEVGTVAQAFCSALQEELSDYYKLLAVLESYSLNPIPTPGSDSGVSGNYLSLRRLVVWLAEPTVRMRLMAVLVDGCRGLRGGGMAGAIHGHAQHGDPMVQDFMGRLLRRVCSPLFEMVRSWVLEGELEDVFGEFFIVGQPVKAESLWREGYLIQSDMLPSFISPVLAQRILRTGKSINFLRVCCDDNGWAEAATEAAAYVGTTTSRGGLGYGQIDALEALVVEAAKRIDQRLMDVIHKRYRFKDHCLAIKRYLLLGQGDFVQYLMDVVGPELSEPANRISPFHLAGLLETAIRASDAQYDDRDILDRIKVKMMDHGDGDVGWDVFSLEYDARVPLDTVFTASVMKMYLKIFNFLWKLKRVDHSLTGVWKTMKPNCIISSPFYKEGTGIRAQFVSVLRKCQVLFNEMNHFVTNFQYYIMFEVLEVSWARFSEEMDAAKDLDDLLMGHDKYLTSIVEKSLLGERSLGILRNLFALFDIILQFRSHADRWFERIYELQLRGKGKPKTKTKETGSWLEGGRKAMIQLAGELFLKMGEDLDSIAKDYTASLDSFISQLPLQQHVDLKFLLFRLDFTEYYSRVLSNK from the exons ATGGACGACCACCAGGCCCAGGATCTCGTCAAGGagctcgtcctccgcctcgcccccGCCGAATCCGGCGGCGGGGGCCGCGACGCGGGCGGCGCGCTGCGGTTCGCGCACCGGCTGCTCTCCAGCCGCCTCGCCCCCGCCGTCctccccgacgagcacgcggtcgCGGAGGCCATcaagcgccgcctcgccgcctccggccgccccgACGACGCCCTCGCCTTCGCCGACCTCCACTCCAAGCTCTCCGCCCGATCCCGCCCCGCCTCCCTCTGGCCCCTCCTCTACCTGCTCGACTCGCTCTCCTCCCACCGCCGcggggccgccgcctcctcctgcctccccaacctccccgccgccgcgccggcggCGGCTGGGGGGAAGCAACCCTCGCGGGTGCCCGgcacgccggctggcggcgtggtgCTGATCTCCAAGGATCCGGACAACATCCGCGAGATCGCGCTGCGGGAGTACACCGAGCTGGTGCTCGACGAGACGGAGGTGTCGGAGGCCGCGCTGGTGCGCGACGTGCTCTACGCCTGCCAGGGCATTGACGGCCGGTACGTTCGGTATGACAAGGGCAGCGACGCCTACGACTTACCCGAGGGCGTCCGCGTGCCCCGCTCCACTCGCACCCTGGTACGCAAGCTGTGTGAGGTCGGGTGGCTGTTCCGCAAGGTGCGAGGCTTCATTTCCGACAATGTAAGCCGCTTGCCCTCTCATGCCGCCACCGAGGTCGGCACTGTTGCTCAGGCCTTCTGCTCAGCTCTACAGGAGGAACTATCTGATTACTACAAGCTACTTGCCGTTCTAGAGTCATACTCGTTAAATCCAATTCCAACACCTGGATCTGATTCGGGTGTGTCAGGCAATTACCTCTCACTGCGGCGTCTTGTTGTGTGGCTTGCCGAGCCTACAGTGAGAATGCGCTTAATGGCTGTCTTGGTGGATGGATGCCGTGGCTTGAGAGGCGGTGGAATGGCGGGTGCGATCCATGGGCACGCACAGCATGGGGATCCCATGGTTCAAGATTTTATGGGCCGCTTGCTGCGGCGAGTGTGCTCACCACTCTTTGAAATGGTCCGAAGCTGGGTGCTTGAGGGTGAATTGGAGGATGTATTTGGCGAGTTCTTCATCGTTGGGCAGCCAGTCAAGGCTGAATCTTTGTGGCGGGAGGGCTACCTTATTCAGTCTGATATGTTACCGAGTTTCATTTCTCCGGTGCTGGCACAACGGATCCTTAGAACAGGGAAGTCAATTAACTTTCTCAGAGTTTGCTGTGATGATAATGGTTGGGCTGAGGCTGCCACTGAGGCTGCAGCCTATGTTGGCACCACAACTAGTCGAGGTGGGCTTGGTTATGGGCAGATTGATGCTTTGGAGGCATTGGTGGTAGAAGCAGCCAAGAGGATTGATCAGCGTTTGATGGACGTGATTCATAAAAGATACCGATTTAAAGACCATTGTCTTGCTATCAAGAGGTATTTGCTTCTTGGGCAGGGTGATTTTGTTCAGTATCTGATGGATGTTGTTGGTCCTGAGTTGTCAGAACCAGCCAATAGAATTAGCCCCTTCCACCTTGCTGGCTTGCTTGAAACTGCAATACGTGCATCTGACGCACAATATGATGACCGTGACATCTTGGACCGGATAAAAGTAAAGATGATGGATCACGGAGATGGTGATGTTGGCTGGGATGTCTTCTCCTTGGAGTATGATGCTAGGGTCCCTCTGGACACGGTGTTCACAGCTTCAGTCATGAAGATGTACCTCAAGATATTCAACTTCCTATGGAAGCTTAAGCGTGTTGACCATTCCTTGACCGGAGTCTGGAAGACAATGAAGCCTAATTGCATTATTTCTTCTCCATTTTACAAGGAAGGGACAGGCATCAGGGCTCAGTTTGTTTCAGTTCTACGGAAATGCCAAGTTCTGTTTAATGAAATGAACCATTTCGTGACCAACTTCCAGTACTACATTATGTTTGAGGTCCTAGAGGTTTCCTGGGCTCGTTTTTCAGAAGAAATGGATGCAGCAAAAGATTTAGACGATCTTCTCATGGGACATGATAAGTACCTCACTTCAATTGTGGAGAAGTCTCTCCTGGGCGAGCGGTCCCTGGGAATTTTGAGAAATCTTTTTGCCTTGTTTGACATCATATTACAGTTCCGCAGCCATGCTGATAGGTGGTTTGAACGGATATACGAGTTGCAACTAAG GGGAAAGGGTAAACCGAAAACAAAAACCAAGGAAACAGGTTCATGGCTGGAGGGGGGCAGAAAAGCTATGATTCAACTCGCCGGGGAACTTTTTCTGAAAATGGGTGAAGATTTGGACAGCATTGCAAAAGATTATACAGCTTCTCTTGATTCATTTATCTCCCAGTTGCCCCTGCAGCAACATGTTGATTTAAAGTTCCTTCTCTTCCGTTTAGACTTCACTGAATACTACAGCCGTGTTTTGTCCAACAAATGA